One Sphingomicrobium marinum genomic window carries:
- a CDS encoding DUF2141 domain-containing protein, with product MANPNAAPSEGASAAAAVAPTGVSLTVTIENLRSGKGMLSMCLTDVEDDYLECAEHAGSVRREIKVSSGRSIKIDRLAPGTYYLMVLHDENANGKMDTFLGVPKEGFGFSNNPGLRAGPPRAHHVRFTVSGNDSEQRVRLRYLL from the coding sequence ATGGCAAACCCGAACGCCGCACCGTCTGAAGGTGCCAGCGCCGCGGCGGCGGTCGCCCCTACCGGCGTCAGCCTGACCGTCACGATAGAAAATCTTCGCAGCGGCAAGGGCATGCTCAGCATGTGCCTTACCGATGTCGAGGACGATTATCTGGAATGTGCGGAGCATGCCGGTTCGGTCCGGCGCGAGATCAAGGTGTCGTCCGGCCGCTCGATCAAGATCGACCGGCTGGCACCCGGCACCTACTATCTGATGGTGCTGCATGACGAGAATGCCAACGGGAAGATGGACACCTTTCTTGGCGTGCCGAAGGAAGGCTTCGGGTTCTCGAACAATCCGGGTTTGCGCGCGGGCCCGCCGCGCGCGCACCATGTCCGCTTCACCGTCAGCGGAAACGATAGCGAACAGCGCGTGAGGCTGCGCTACCTGCTTTAG
- a CDS encoding phytoene desaturase: MNSAIVIGSGFGGLALAIRLQSAGIATTIVEARDKPGGRAYYWEKDGHVFDAGPTVITDPDCLKSLWALSGQDIAADVDLVPVDPFYALDWPDGTRFDYTNDDQRLFAQINELNPADVEGYKRFLEFSEGVFHEGYEKLGTKAFLKVTDMLKAAPSLARYQAWRSVYSIVASFVENEKLRQALSFHTLLVGGNPMTCSSVYALIHKLERDGGVWFAKGGTNRLIAGMVALFERLGGTIRLGDPVTKITANGDKVTGVETASGWSAVADAVASNGDVVATYGLLDHPRAAHQKSVKRKRFSPSLFVLHFGLEGTCPDVPHHMIMFGPRYKGLLGDIYNKGNLATDPALYLHHPTKTDPSMAPEGCSTFYALAPVPHMGKAPVDWDAEGPKYADVVLDVIEERLIPDVRSRIRTQFHYSPADFKTDLFAHLGSAFSLEPVLTQSAWFRTHNRDDKLSNLYFVGAGTHPGAGIPGVVGSAQATAELMIG; this comes from the coding sequence GTGAATTCTGCAATCGTCATCGGCTCGGGCTTTGGCGGGCTTGCGCTCGCCATTCGCCTTCAATCGGCGGGCATCGCCACCACGATCGTGGAAGCGCGCGACAAGCCTGGCGGCCGCGCATATTATTGGGAGAAAGACGGGCACGTCTTCGATGCCGGCCCGACGGTCATCACCGATCCCGATTGTTTGAAGTCGCTTTGGGCGCTTTCGGGGCAGGATATCGCGGCCGATGTCGATCTCGTCCCGGTCGACCCGTTCTACGCGCTCGACTGGCCCGACGGCACGCGCTTCGATTATACCAATGACGACCAGCGGCTATTCGCGCAGATCAACGAGCTCAACCCCGCCGATGTCGAGGGATACAAACGTTTCCTCGAATTTTCCGAAGGTGTCTTCCACGAGGGCTACGAGAAGCTCGGCACCAAGGCGTTCCTCAAGGTGACCGACATGCTCAAGGCCGCGCCCAGCCTGGCCCGCTATCAGGCGTGGCGCTCGGTCTATTCGATCGTTGCAAGCTTTGTCGAAAATGAAAAATTGCGCCAGGCACTATCATTCCACACGCTGCTGGTCGGCGGCAACCCGATGACCTGCTCGTCGGTCTATGCGCTGATCCACAAGCTGGAGCGCGACGGCGGTGTCTGGTTCGCAAAGGGCGGCACCAACAGGCTCATCGCGGGCATGGTGGCGCTGTTCGAGCGTCTCGGCGGCACGATCAGGCTTGGCGACCCGGTCACCAAAATCACCGCCAATGGCGACAAGGTGACAGGCGTCGAGACCGCGAGCGGCTGGAGCGCCGTCGCCGACGCGGTTGCCTCCAACGGGGACGTCGTCGCCACCTACGGCCTGCTCGATCATCCCCGCGCCGCGCACCAGAAGTCGGTCAAGCGCAAGCGGTTCAGCCCGTCGCTGTTCGTGCTGCATTTCGGCCTTGAGGGCACCTGCCCCGATGTGCCGCATCACATGATCATGTTCGGACCGCGCTACAAAGGGCTGCTTGGCGACATCTACAACAAGGGCAATCTGGCGACCGATCCGGCGCTCTATTTGCATCATCCGACCAAGACCGACCCCTCGATGGCGCCGGAAGGCTGCTCGACCTTTTACGCGCTCGCGCCTGTCCCGCACATGGGCAAGGCGCCTGTCGATTGGGACGCGGAAGGCCCCAAATATGCCGATGTGGTGCTCGATGTGATCGAGGAACGGCTGATCCCCGATGTGCGCAGCCGTATCCGCACCCAGTTCCACTATAGCCCGGCCGATTTTAAGACCGACCTGTTCGCGCACCTTGGCAGCGCCTTCAGCCTCGAGCCGGTGCTGACCCAGTCGGCCTGGTTCCGCACGCACAATCGCGACGACAAATTGAGCAACCTATATTTCGTCGGCGCGGGCACGCATCCGGGTGCCGGCATTCCGGGCGTCGTCGGGTCGG
- a CDS encoding sterol desaturase family protein: MWTAILLSALGMTMIITLRYLAVSGLFAAWTARRFPGRMAGQKKQIAMELRWSLLSMAIYGVPAGIIAWGWAQHGWTRMYSNWGDYPLWWAPISVLLYLFVHDTWFYWTHRAMHWPPLFKRVHAVHHASRPPTAWAAMSFHPWEALTGAVVIPALVFLIPIHLSMLLVVLTIMTIMGVTNHMGWELFPKRLVHGVLGRGLITASHHELHHSKYRCNYGLYFRFWDHLCKTDAGLGTFKSAPARRAGRAPVVGDGKPERRTV, from the coding sequence ATGTGGACAGCGATCCTTCTTTCCGCACTCGGCATGACCATGATTATCACGCTGCGCTATCTTGCGGTCAGCGGGCTGTTCGCGGCGTGGACGGCGCGGCGCTTTCCCGGGCGGATGGCAGGCCAGAAGAAGCAGATCGCGATGGAGTTGCGCTGGTCGCTACTGTCGATGGCGATCTACGGCGTGCCCGCGGGCATCATCGCTTGGGGCTGGGCGCAGCATGGCTGGACCAGGATGTACTCAAACTGGGGCGACTATCCGCTGTGGTGGGCGCCGATCAGCGTGCTGCTCTATCTGTTCGTCCATGACACCTGGTTCTACTGGACGCACCGCGCGATGCATTGGCCACCGCTGTTCAAGCGCGTCCACGCGGTCCATCATGCCAGCCGCCCGCCGACGGCCTGGGCGGCGATGAGCTTTCACCCGTGGGAAGCGCTTACCGGCGCGGTGGTCATTCCGGCGCTGGTGTTCCTAATCCCCATCCATCTCAGTATGTTGCTCGTAGTCCTCACCATCATGACAATTATGGGCGTGACCAATCATATGGGCTGGGAGCTCTTCCCAAAACGCCTCGTTCATGGTGTGTTGGGACGGGGGTTGATAACCGCCAGCCACCACGAACTGCATCATAGCAAGTATCGGTGTAACTATGGGCTTTACTTCCGGTTTTGGGACCATCTCTGCAAAACTGATGCCGGGCTTGGTACCTTCAAGTCCGCGCCCGCTCGTCGCGCTGGCCGCGCTCCCGTTGTTGGGGATGGCAAACCCGAACGCCGCACCGTCTGA
- the crtY gene encoding lycopene beta-cyclase CrtY — MGGGLAGGLCALALKHRRPELSVTLVDREDALGGNHVWSFFDSDIAPEDRHLVNPFVVQRWVCNAVRFPKIKRTFDTAYNSMTSERFDRELRARLDPERIVAGNIINATPTTVRMAGGVQLEAAAVLDARGFTEPPRGLKCGWQKFVGQMLEVEGGHGLTVPIIMDATVDQSEGYRFVYCLPFDDRRVFVEDTYYQKDRELDQRRLSQRIADYAAAQGWHHHRIVHEETGVLPVVMSGDFDTFWPQRDTLARAGTRGGFFHPLTSYSVPEAVRFAAWLAEAMPMPGAELGSATRRRAEEIWKRTAFDRGLARMLFDAADPPHRYRIMEHFYRLPAGLIERFYAGRSTTIDRARILIGKPPASIPRAIRALRGSA; from the coding sequence ATGGGGGGCGGCCTTGCCGGTGGCCTATGCGCCTTGGCGCTCAAACATCGCCGCCCCGAACTGTCGGTTACGCTGGTCGACCGCGAAGACGCGCTTGGCGGCAATCATGTCTGGTCTTTCTTCGACAGCGATATCGCGCCCGAGGACCGCCACCTCGTCAATCCTTTCGTCGTCCAGCGCTGGGTGTGCAACGCGGTGCGGTTCCCCAAGATCAAGCGGACCTTCGACACTGCCTATAACAGCATGACGAGCGAGCGCTTTGATCGTGAGTTGCGGGCCCGGCTCGATCCCGAGCGGATCGTTGCCGGCAATATCATCAATGCCACGCCGACAACCGTTCGCATGGCAGGCGGCGTGCAGCTCGAGGCTGCCGCCGTGCTCGACGCGCGCGGGTTCACCGAGCCGCCCCGGGGCCTCAAATGTGGCTGGCAGAAATTCGTCGGGCAAATGCTGGAGGTGGAGGGCGGCCACGGTCTTACCGTTCCCATCATCATGGACGCGACTGTGGACCAGTCGGAGGGCTATCGCTTCGTCTATTGCCTGCCCTTCGACGACAGGCGCGTCTTCGTAGAGGATACCTATTACCAGAAGGACCGCGAGCTCGACCAACGCAGATTGTCGCAGCGCATCGCTGACTATGCCGCCGCACAAGGCTGGCATCACCATCGCATCGTTCACGAAGAAACTGGCGTTCTGCCCGTCGTCATGTCGGGCGATTTCGACACGTTCTGGCCGCAGCGCGACACGCTTGCGCGCGCCGGCACACGCGGCGGCTTCTTCCATCCGCTGACCAGCTATTCGGTCCCCGAAGCCGTGCGCTTCGCCGCGTGGCTTGCTGAAGCCATGCCGATGCCGGGCGCGGAGCTGGGCAGCGCGACGCGCCGGCGCGCGGAGGAAATCTGGAAGCGCACCGCGTTCGATCGCGGGCTCGCGCGCATGCTCTTCGATGCCGCCGATCCGCCGCACCGCTATCGGATCATGGAGCATTTCTACCGTCTTCCGGCGGGGTTGATCGAACGCTTCTACGCGGGCAGATCGACGACAATCGACCGTGCCCGGATCCTCATCGGCAAGCCCCCTGCTTCCATTCCGCGCGCGATCCGTGCCTTGAGAGGAAGTGCGTGA